CCATTGAGACTTTGAGCTAACGATTACACGGATGGGTCTTGGATTGGAATACATAGAGGGACAAACTTTTGAAGGAAATTTTATTGTCCATGATGAACTCGTTAATGACGTATTAGAGTATTCCAACTCTTAGCTCGTGAAAGGATTAAGAAGATTTGACTTAAAagttgcaatttcgaggacgaaattcttctAAGGAGGTGAGATTGTGATGCACCGAATGTTAggagaatatttttttttggtttgatttaaaaccttaaatttgttttaaagggactagaaaccctaaaatctaataaaaaatcctagtttacttgtgactaaccgatttttttaaatatctcatttttaatcgaaaccctaattgtaatcaatggaattgtaaaatccctcacattttgcttaaaattccttttatttgacatTTATTCATTTCTAATagttttactactcattcacaccctcaataattgcaatcaaccatagaattaagggttctCCCTTTCGTTTTTGAGTTATCgcaaattaggatttttttcaccttttcataGCGTGACCATTCGGTACAGATTgtgtatcaaatttggtgattaagagtgaattttagatgatattaagtgtgtgattagaagtgataataataagttagtaaattaaaagataaaaccctagtatacgcgatttaaggaaaatcgactcaaaccgacgggtaccattcactaccgattgaacacatcATTTGACCAACATTTTATCAagttaatctcattgttattagagCCAAAATACCAGCTCTAAAGCTAATCAAggtggccgaaatttttgaccatttaaaccaaaggaaaagaaacaaaattgagatggaaattggtggtgacaagtggcatCAATCAATGCATCTTTGACCCAAATTATGGCTAAGCCTTATAACCTTCTTGGACTtcattttcccttcatttttcattcctcttggccgaacctaggagagaaaaaaagggagaagagaACTTCAaatccatcttgggttttgcttgattgagtgagcaaacaagaaaactaaaccgattaacttgcagATTGAGAGTTTGCGAAGCTTAGGGAGCTAAATTTCACAAGGAGAGGTGAAGAATAACTCTTCAAGCCCTTTTaatgaggtattatggctgatcatcctttccttttttcttaCTCTTGTTTGAGTTATGTAGTAGCTTGAATTCATGCTTGGTAATATCTAAtttaagtgattttgatgattgtagtaatgaattttgagttagggttttgaatggttcacttgtaattcttgttgtttggatggtatatggtgCATGTAGGCTTGTATAGGAGGTAGGAGTAGTGGTTTTAAGCTAGAAATGGGAAGTTATACCTTGATTACcttaaattccagaattgagattctTCATTGTTCTGTTTTGCCCGGTTTTGTTTGACTATGATGggggccgaattaggcttagtacaaaacatgaaagttgtagaaaatgatattttatagttgtctgtaaaatttcaactcaatccgagtactgtatcatataaaaagataaaaattccCCTGACTGCCATGGGTAGAGTTCTGTGcccagttttgacatttcaccaatctaaccgcgtctgttcaccctgattcgTACTGAATTagtatttggccaaaacacagaaATTGTAGtgttatgtcttagctttccaatagCCCTAACaacgcctcaatcggacttcggtagcctgagttattgccgtTTAcgtatagtgcggttaactagtctgattgtgagattctggttctgtaatttgaaattttgacctggatacactacGAATTGGATTGAGTAGTCTTCTTCAAAGTTCTAGCCCTTTATCTTAATTTcgcaacggtataaattacaccccaatccgataagcgtagtttcgattgtgtccgatacgctaagcgacgtcgaatctgtcttttgttttatgacttaaacttcatttccaaacattttcctaaattgattttgtacttgtacgacattgagcctattgaacggctattgaaatgagattattttgtgtgtaactttgggactgatttgagaaaaatattgaagtcataaatggctaaaaaatagataaacacaaggggcatgccgcccaaattttcactagaggtaTAAACCGATCTTTGAAGTTCTGGTTCGGTAATCTgtaaatttgacttggatacactgaaaaCTGGGTTGATGtgttttcatgaaagttgtaaccttttgtctaagtttcgagacactatctagtacattttgatccgataaccacagctccagttatggtcaaaatcgtgtaacccgttttgcACCATTTTCATTTCCTCACACGCGCGCATGTATTCCTTTGCCGTTTTGCCGCTTTGATCGTTTTTGTCCTTATTTCCAGTTGTGATGGTCGGTTCACTgatagttgagtataatcttctgtTGCAGGCAGTGACGAACCGGACGGAGTCGGTGGACCCGTATAAAGTGCCTTGATTTACAAGCTAACTCTTTTGAGTGAGTAATTGAGTTGTTTATTGATGTAAAATTGTCAAAGTgttttgtatatgttaaatcggtacttaggcgagggtgtactttatatcactcgacctaaacccatcatttgttttgatttcatatgtgagaatacatgccttatgttgagtatcatccttttgctgtgtgctgatgggggtgattacatgatttGAGTTGAACCCCTTTTTGCTGTGTACTGTTgaggtaagtactttgttgtgtactttgttgagaaATATCATCTATTGAGGGATTGGATATCTCAAGCCTTGGTTccaacccggttccaagggtagacgaactattcgagccagtcaGGATTTGGTCGAAGTTAATTCCATGCTAAtcttgggatttcgttctttgttaaaactttgattaaaattaagtgattttgtttcccTCGAGCTGCTTTGTACTGTTggctggccagcgggggttgataaggtgaacggggaaagtaAATGGAGTTtaggaccatgagtactttggttgacggagtgtcgatAGGCGTTCAAACTCGGAGAATTGAACtggttttggagccacccgtatcctaccattgtgatgttatctttctgttattgatgtgaaatatcctgatttacttgtttatttggatgtgagtttatatttttacccctgattattcactaaaTGTATAgtttaccccattccatttgttttccttagcagggggccgatgCGGGGAAAGTTCGGGAAGATGTATAGACTTGAGTTataaaatagttgaatttgtacttgttataagttgactagtaagatgtatatatttgtcaTGGTAGTTATAGTTATCGGCTTCTCTAGGGTTTGTTTCTTGGTACTAGTGGTGTGTATGGTTTAATGTAACAGTTTGCACAACTTTTGACGATGCAATAGAGTAAATAGAACTTTTTAGCGTGAAATCGATTTTCTCACTTTAagtattgagtcctggcgcgagctaggcagactatccgctaaaccctttggtacgcctctgggtacggtggggtcgtcacacagtTCAGTTGTTTTCATTGTCAAAAtgtcgaaatacagaagtgcattttcatggtcaaaagcTGAAACAGAGTTCTGACCAGTCAAacgtattttggtcatttctcagtCCACAGACCTCCAAATTGGATTATGCTTGATATATTGGAAagctaattcaaagggctatagcTTTTATGTTTTACACAAGAGTTAGTTCAGCCtctatcatcaataaaatatcaATTAAGGTTGTACAAAAAATAGAGTAAGTAAATCCGAGTTTGGATCTGTACTATACCCGACCTCTGATAAACTTCTGTAATCAGAAGGCTACATCTGAGGggaggatccgagctcggatcctaatgtgcagtgaagataaaaatgaagaaaaatgagatcCGAGGGGTATTTTGAGCGATCTGACCTCGGATCTTGCCCTCGGATCCCCAATTGCGGCTCTACAACTTGCTTTGCAACTTATGCTCTGTTCACACaagctttttgaccaatttatctaCAAGAAATCCGGATGGAACTGAGCAAGCAAATATAGAGAATTCAAGAAGCATCTTTTGGTGATTCCAAGGAGTAATTTACATCAACTTTAACAAGTCACCATGAGCttgaattcctctataaatagaggctttggagaacattttcacaactttggaaggctagagaaattCACAAAAGATGTAGTCTTTactagaatttccttagttcattagttagaatAGAATAGTTTAGGTAGTTATGTGTGTTATCTACTCTTGTACATTGGCTAGATTagaatgaagatggagatgaagaaggaggggttgaaactcatgtgacaagggttatcaCTTCtctaactctttatcttttgtattgaatTCTTAAGTATGGTTAATATGGAAGTTTTGGATTtgtgtttttatatgttttgctaaagtttatacctagagttatggatgaactttctatattttgttagtgatttttacttgattatttgatgatattattttgaataagttatttatcacttttgcttttctaatcatgattaactggccattaattgtgataattttaaggtgttaagtttgcaatgagaattgaaatttaacactagttcaaggaaatgataaacctagggagtacactcacgaaagtagaggtgcacctttgtgactttagtgacttgtttcatgtaatttcatagaagaaatgaacttgtagttagtTTCATAACCACGAAAGTAGGTATGAATTAAGTATAGGTATAGTGGATACATCGGCGAAAGCGGGTATCACatatattaggaaattacgccataactaaccaaaataatagcattcacttaaccgataattttatttgcaagagtagtaaggaattccatatccTAGGAGCtttctattgttatttttattatttttatctcattgtttataGTTTAGATTCAATATCTAGTACATTCAATaatctaaataataaaagagttcaAAAAAACAtcggtaattgacaatcttccctgtgggatcgataTCTAATACCCCTATGCTCAATAAAcgactcgtatacttgcgaaaaatcgcatgtggggtatttaggatttataaatgtaaaacttgactgtggaatgagtttaattgttatatatatacCCCACACTCGTCAAGTTGTGTGACCAATTTGAATGAAAGATCATTAAGAATATATTGTTTGTATTAATGGCTATTTAAAACTTTTGTCTTATctatttggatgaattttccTATGGTCTTAGGTGTGTGTAGTGCACATACAACTTATTCCGTTAGGTTTAATACCAAATTTAGACGGAATGACCACTAACATACACATTTGTGAGTTGAGTGGCcattttgaattaaaaaataattgagtGATTAGTATACGATCAAAATAGTGGTCATTGAAATTTCTACGGGTCGGAAGTTCAATGGACATATTTACCCTTAGATTTGACACGTGACTTGCACATGTTAGGTTTTTTTTGTAGATTAAGAACAAAATCTGACGAAATGGTTATAGGTGCACTGATTAATTAATTGAGTGACTGAATTGAGACAAAAAAATAGTTTAATATTCAAAAATAGACACAAGGAATAGTTTAATGGTCACTGAAACTTGTAGccaatagtaaaaaaaaaagaccatgTATGTGTATTAACGACTGTAGTAAAAACCCTATTGAAAGGAATGCTTCTATTTCTAACCATGATTTCTCTTCCCAGAAAATCTAGCTTTTATTTTGTCCATTGCATTACCTGCCAATTTAATCTTTAGTATCACACAAAATAGGACTAAAAAATGTAACATAAATGGCCATTTATTTTGTATACAATCATCCAACAAAGAAGTAACCCTAAGTCTTGCATTCCTGAAGATCTTGTTCTCTGAAAGTATCAATTGGAATGTATTTTTGTTGAGGGAATCAATCCGAATGCATTGATTAGCCTTTAATTGAGCTTATCTCAAAAGAGGGCATACCCGGGTCTAGGAAATATCCACTTCATTAGAACCTAATATCCGCCGGATCTCTTTCGGATCTTTTCTCCTAAATAAAAATGGACCGTTGGAAAGGAAAGAATCGTAACGGATAGTTTTccttttaaaaacaaaaaacctCATTCCAGTTCAAGAAACCCGTTCAATATTTCATCATCtgacaagaaatcaagaaaagttccaTCTCTCATACTCTCCATTTTCACGAAATCCATCTTCTCTAAACCAAGAATTTTAGTAGTATACGTGAATCAATCTCTTGGACCATCAAGAAATATAGCAGGGCATTCATTGATCGATCATCAAAATCTTGAAAAGCTATCTATCTGAGGCAAATGGATCTTGGATGCTTCGACATGGGTTGTATCGAAACGGAAAGAAAAGATGCTTCCCCTGAGAAAGAGAGTAGCAGTAGTAGTACTAGTTCAAGTGATTCTGTGATGACTACTTCTAAGATCGGAAAGGTACTTTCTGTCtactcatttttcttttaatcagagaaaaatgaaaagaaattactGGCTTTCCTGGCTTCTACTacctggatttttttttgtggattGTGTCTGTATTTATAAAGTTGACATCTCTTGACTCTGTGATTTGTTCTTTTTTATCTGGTTTTGGCGGGTTGATTTGTAAAGTTTATCAGGATTGTACTGAACTTTGATTAACAGTCTGTTTTGTTTTCTGAAAATTGATTATCTTTCTATTTGGAACTTTAGATCCTGTATTTTATTGGATGTTaagatatttaatttaatatggGTTTTTGGTTTCATATATGTAATTGTAGGGACTGGGGGTTCTGATTTTCTTGTTGGTTCACTATGATGGGATTCTAATATAATTCTGCTATCACAACCCTACCAAACAAAATCTACCATGAGTGGGtgaagaaatagaagaaagTTTTGAAAGTCCGCTAACTTTTGAATTCTAGAAGGGTACGGAAATGCAGATAGTCATTGACATCTTGGAAAATGGTTCTACATCAGTGATAAGTTGTACGGTTTAGAAAATTTGTACCGTTTTAAAAAACAAGAAGGATTCTGGGTTGGAACTACTGGAGTAACCCATTGTGTTGATCCTTTTCTACTTTGCATCTCATCTTTATTTCTTATGAGAAGAATTTGTATCTTAGTTTCTTAACAAGTTAATTGTTTCAACTGTTTATCGCTAAATTGAGTTACTTGTCATGTTTGCTTATACCATGTTATAACACAACAAAGGGCTCAGAGGTATAGTTTTGATCAGTTAATCCCCAAGTATAGCCCTTTCAGTATGCATAGTCCTATGATATGTGATAGAATCATGGAGTGCAGAATCTAAAATGACAGTGTCAATAGAGACTAACTTCATCCTTCTTACAGGAACATGGTTACTCTTATTGTTTCCCTGAAATCAACTTGAGGCTAAGTAGCATATTGAACAATGTTTAGTACATTGGTAGTTTATGATGACGCCTCTGGTTTATTGGAGCACAGCTTTCTGAAAATTGCCGGACGGATTTTGTAAATTCCTTTATTACTGATTTGCTGTCCTTTagcattttctgattttctcttTATGCTATGTAGCAAAATAAAGCAGTTAAAGAATCTGGACAGTCCAATTGGAATGTCTTAAACAAATGTACATCACAGATTAGAAAGCCGCCTCATCGGAGAACTTCACCTCTAAACTGGTTCCCTCGGAAGAAGGTGGACTCATacttgaaaaggaaaataaaattgcTGCAGGTAGTTTATGTGCACCAACCATCTCCTGAATTGGTTTGTCTTTTGCCCGAATTTTTGACTCGGACAATGTGTATACAGGAAGTAGATGGAATGAATTTAACTCTGGATGAGACTTTGGGTGATTCAAATCCTCATTACTCAAGAGTACTAAGAGAAAAAATTGCAGTAAAGGAGGCTGCAAGTAAGGCAATTGAGGCTCGAAAGGCTGCAATGGTTGAAGCATCTTGGTGCAGAATACTTAAAGCAGCGAGGTACTGATGTTTTTATGAGATCCTCATAAGAAACTAAGAAACGAAGTGAAGCATGTTCCCTCTTAGACAGATTGGAAAAACATGTCTAGAATATTTTCTGATCATCTTTTTACTGTAATTTTACAGGATAGACTGTAAAGGTGCAGAAGTTCACATGTTTGAAGCAGAAAAAACTGCAGCAGAGGCATTTGAAGCTGCAACTGCCCTTGGTGTAACCATGTATGACATAAAAGATTGCCCTCAAAAGCGTTGCAAAATTGAGACAACAGCTGCTAAAGGAGGAGATTCGTCTACTCATACTGTTTCAGCATCTTTTGAAACTCCATTTGAGGTGGATAAACAAGTAGCTTGTGCAGTAAAGGCAGCATTACCCAAGCTTGCAAATTGTCCTTCCATAAAGAAGGATGACTTCAGAGAACTCCTACGTAAAATCAGTCAGAATCCAGATTCTGATCAAAACTTCCAGGACTTCTCGGAGTTCTCTTCTGAATGTGAATCAGATACTGGATCAGATTTTGAGAAAGAAATTTCTGGAGTGATGCAAAAGGAATACAAGGAAAGTCAAGTGTCTCAAAAGTTTAATATGACTAAACTTGAGGAAATGATGCTGGAAAGGCTTGAAGGTTTGCAAGAAGATGAGCTTGTTTCACTTGCGACTATAGTAGCAACTTGTGGTCTGAATGCTGGTCTTGCTGAAGTAGAAGGTTATAAGAAGCATAATTTAGACAGTGCTGCTGCTAATCATTACTCACGTCTTCATGCTTGTAGCAGATTGTCCATTTCTGGAGCAGGATCAGTAAGCAAATCTAACATTGAGGATCAGTTGAAGAAAAAGATGTCTGAAACAGAATTTCCAAGCCTGGACAAGTTTCTGGTGAAGCGACTTACAAGACTTGAAAAGGAGGTGCTAGAAGCAAAAAATGCTAGGATGAAAGAAGCTAACAATTTGAGTGAGCAGAAGCTAGACAATAAGCCTGATGATGATAGGTTATGCTCACTTGATTACACAAGTTCAGACCATAACAACCCAGACTCTGGAAGTAATCTTCAGAGGACTTCTCCAATGATTGAACTGGAAATTGAACAGGCCATGAAGAAATCAGGGGAACTGTTTAAAGAGGATCACAAGAATGTTGGTAAAGATACCAGTGTGTCTGACTTGGGTACTATTCTAGTGAAGCATTCTTCTAAGCTTCAGAAGGAGATTGAAGAGGCGAGGAGAAATGAAAAATGTTCCAAAATGAATACCAAAAAAGTGGACAGATTCTGTCCTGCAAAGCAAGAAATTACAGAATTGCCCAGTCTAGACAAGTTTCTGGTAAAACATGTGTCTAGACTGGAAAAGGAGGTCCAGGAAGCAAAGAGCAGAAGAAATTTTGAGCCACTTGAAGGTGGCAAGGTTGCTGAGAGCAGAAAGGCTAGATCTTTGACTTCTTCTGGAGTTCCAGAAGAAACTTTATCATTATCGGCAAGAGACGATGCTCCTGAGGGGACCGAAAGCATTGACTTGAACAAGAATGTCCTTGGAGAGGATAAGCAACCATCCTTGAAGGCAGCACAAGAGTTGTCACATGAAGGTGAATATAATGGATTGAAAGAAGCAGGAAATTGTCATCACAAGATCCTTGCTACACCAGATAATGTTGGTCAAATGGGCGATACAGTGGAAGAAATATCATCGAGAAGTCACCGCTATATCCAGAAACAAGATTTGAGAAATGGAGGAAATGGTACAACAGACTTTGAAAGTTTGGATAAGGTTTTAGTGAAGCATGTGTCAAGGTTGGAAAGAGAGAAAATGGAGTTTAAGGCCAAGGAAAAAGAAGCAACGAAGGTTAAGAGGAAGGACACCAAGAAAGGGTTAAATGAGGAGGGTGGTCAAGAGGGCAGCTTGGATCAGGTTCTGGTTATACACAGGTCCAGACTTGAAAGAGAAAAGATGGCAGCTGCTCAGCAATCAGAGGAAGAAGCAGCAATGAGTGTTCTGAGGAAGGACACCAAGAAAGAGTTAGACAAGTATGGTGGCCAGGAAAGCAGCTTGGATCAGGTTTTGGTTAAACACAAGTCTAGATTTGAAAGAGAAATGATGGTGGCAGCTGCTCAGCAATCAGAGGATCACATTAGGCATTCAGTTGCTCACCGAGAGGCAAGGCAGAAAGAGCTACAAGAAGCATGGGGAGGCATGAGCCTTGAAAATTCTATGCGTCCTCATCTCTCTAGGCTTCAAAGGGACAAGGCAagttctccttttctttttttcttgttttttcctcctttttttttcaatcgaAAACTATCACTTTTGCCCCCTAGTAGTAATTTTGGTTTCATTATGTTCTGAGTCTGACCCAAAACTTCTCTTGGTCTTCTGATGTTTTCTTTCAATCTCATTAGGCTGCTTGGCTTAAAGCTGAAGAAGAGGAAAGGAGAAGAGCTGTGGAGACATCCTGATCCCCTATAATTTGCTTTGGCCTGTTTAGAATCTCATCTTTGGCATCCTATTCTGCTGTCAATCTCATCTTTTCTAGCTCAGAAATGTTCATTGATCCTTCTGCTTCTCACGTCATCTCCTCAACTTTTCTATGGAGATAAAGCCTGTGTAGCTGCTCTTTCCCCTGGGCTAGGTTGGAAAATCAGGCTTTATATCTCAAGGGAATTTTTTTGTTGGATATTTCTACTAGATGTAATTGTAGAAAAAAAGTATAAAAgcattgtctttcttttttattgattttttttttggttaagttGAGCAAAAAGTGCTACTATTAGGTTTTCCTCTGTGTTACATTCAGCACTTTGATCCATTATCTTCCTCTAAGTTCATAATACCACTTCATTGGCCATTTCGAATTCTCTATTAAAGCAGTTTAATCTTAACAGAAAACTTAGCGAAAGAGAATCCAGCAGAAAGGCTGGCCAACAGAAATTATATTCCAACTAAGTTAGaggcaaaaataaaaagaaagttgTCATTTTAACCTTAAAAAATAAGTATAAAAGCATATTGATgcaattctctctttttttttattttttttttgggttaagttgagcaaaaagtgctacaattaGGTTTTCCTCTGTGTTACATTCAGTACTTTGATCCATTATCTTCCTCTAAGTTCATAATACAACTTCATTGGTCATTTTGAATTCTTTATTAAAGCAGTTTAATCTTAACAGAAAACTTAACAATAGAGAATCCAGCAGAAAGGCTGGCCAACAGAAATTATATTCCAACTAAGTTAGaggcaaaaataaaaagaaagttgTCATTTTTTGGAACCAAAAGGAGGTCGTTTGGGTTTCATATGCTGGCTTAAAGTTGAACCCAAACTGTAATACTAGTTCATAGAACTTCTCTGTGTTACTGGTTATCAACTTGTGTACCCATTTAGGGGCTACTCTTGGCAATGTTtgttttgaatttctttgaaCAGCCTGCTTGCAAACTGGTTCACTGAATCCAGAGGTGCTGGAGAATGTTTAATGCACATTTTTGTTTGGAAATATCTTGAGAACATCTGGCTGGATATTCTCCCTTGCTTGGCTCCCCAAGGCGGTTGGTTATTCATCTGCCACAGCTTCCTAAATACCATCCTATGCTCTCATCTCTCACACACATTCACTCAAGACACATTTCCATCATTTTCTGACGAAGTTCATTATCTTGAGGTTACTAATTGTCCATGTTAGTATGCTGAGACGAAAACTGTTTAGTCTGTCCTGATATTCTTCACTGAGGACTTCTCAGTTAAAACACCTTGGGTGTCCTTCTGAAGCTCCTGGCTTGCCTGGTCTTTCAGTTCAGTCACTTTTACAAACATTTTCATGTGCAGATTTAGAGAAATGTTTTGTTAATGAATGCAGACTGATTTTAAGGGGTATCTTTGTTGTGATTACAGGTTTGGGTAATGTTCATTCCATCCTGGTGCTTCTCCTTAGGATTACATAATGTTGATTCAGAAGCTTGTATAAATTGTCCAATTGACCATAAAAGGTAAAACTGCTTATCTAGGATTAGATATTTGGCTGCATATAGACATAGCTTCTCATAAGTTACTGACTGCTTAACTTGGAAAGCATTCGACTGTCATTGTACTTATTGACCCTGAGCTTAAGTCCAAGTGGCTTGTGCGCAGAGGCAAACACAGTGCTCAAGTCCAAGGGACCTCCAGATTACTATGacaaattgagtgaaaaaagAACAGGTACAGTACTCTCTCTTGCTTTCTCTCTATCTCCCTTATCTCCTTCTATCCATCTCTCCAGCCTTGAATGCCTCACTCTCTGTTTTCCAAACATTCACATCAATCTCTTTTCCCTTTACTTGTAACCTTTTGCAGCACAAAATTTGATATTCCTTAGCTACTTCACTGATTTAGGTATTTATGCATTTTACATGCTATAAAATTGAGGTGCTTGAATTTATCTGGAGGCAAAACTTTATATTGTTGGTTATTGCCTATTACTTTTCATTTCTCGTTCACCTTTTTAAACTAAGAGACACTCATGTGGAAAGCAAGCTTTACTTCATCAGTAAGCTTGTTTGCAAACATCATTTGAGATGTGTATACTATGTTACCATGAAAACTTGGATATAAATCTGCAGGTGCTGGCTGAAAACCTGTACTTATCCTAGAATATCATTGCATGTGCTGAGAAGTAAAATCTATAATTCTATGGTTCTTCTACTATCAACTGTGTCAAGCATCAGCTCCAGAAGTAGATTGAAGATTATGAGTTTCAAAGATCAATGGGTCATTATTcatgaaaatcaaaatattagcTAGTTTTACGTGTTTGCTTTTCTCAAGGTTTGAAAAAGGTAACAACAAATTCTTGGGACTCCGGATCAGGCTTGGGGCTGTCTTTTGGTGACGTGCTGCCTACATATTCTATGGATTTTATCAGTTCATATTGCTATATGCATTGTGCTATGAAAGATTCGATGACTTTTCTGTAGCTTAAGCTGATGCATACAGTTAAGAATAGTATACAACTTATCTTACAGAGGTCCATTCTGATTCTTAGTCTGCTACAATATGTCAAAGCCATTTAGTATATTGAGTACCAGTACTCTGAACCTTTGAATCACTTAATGGATCAATTGCCATAAGAAAGGATTACTACTTATTAGATGGTTGACTTACATGCCTGGGCTGTGGACTTCTAGATCATTTTGGAGCACATAGTTAGTAGATGAGCTCCAACGTTATTTCCCTTCATTTGCTTATGGTTTCTAAGACATACTTACTTAGGAGTTTCGCAACCcattaaatcaaatttcatgtGCAGATCTATCCATCTGATTGTGGATGAACGTTTGTGTAGGTTAGATTACGTCTTTGATTGCTGAAATAGGTTGAGTTTTTTTATACATGTTGCTTTCTTAAAAAGTTGGTCCTGAAGATACTGTAATGTGTCAAAAATGCAGATGCATACATATGTAGGTATCCAATGCATCCAAGAAACAAGCCTCTGTCTTCTGCTCCGCTCTTTATGTGCTGATGGTGAGTGGAACTTTGCATGCCAATTCACAACTGTTGAAGAAACATGCCAATTCACATCTTGACAGCCATGTTTGAGTGATTTCAGTCTCTGTTTCCAATCTCTTAAATCAATTCGTAGCTTTATTTTCTCTTATTCTCATCTTGACAGCCATGTTTTTTTAACTTGGCAAGATTAGAAACTAAAATTAACTAAAGGGAGGGGCTAAATACACACCCTCCATACTAAATGCACACCTTATGCACTTATTGGACAAAAATAGTCTTAGCTTTTAAGTT
This portion of the Coffea arabica cultivar ET-39 chromosome 2e, Coffea Arabica ET-39 HiFi, whole genome shotgun sequence genome encodes:
- the LOC113732626 gene encoding uncharacterized protein, translating into MDLGCFDMGCIETERKDASPEKESSSSSTSSSDSVMTTSKIGKQNKAVKESGQSNWNVLNKCTSQIRKPPHRRTSPLNWFPRKKVDSYLKRKIKLLQEVDGMNLTLDETLGDSNPHYSRVLREKIAVKEAASKAIEARKAAMVEASWCRILKAARIDCKGAEVHMFEAEKTAAEAFEAATALGVTMYDIKDCPQKRCKIETTAAKGGDSSTHTVSASFETPFEVDKQVACAVKAALPKLANCPSIKKDDFRELLRKISQNPDSDQNFQDFSEFSSECESDTGSDFEKEISGVMQKEYKESQVSQKFNMTKLEEMMLERLEGLQEDELVSLATIVATCGLNAGLAEVEGYKKHNLDSAAANHYSRLHACSRLSISGAGSVSKSNIEDQLKKKMSETEFPSLDKFLVKRLTRLEKEVLEAKNARMKEANNLSEQKLDNKPDDDRLCSLDYTSSDHNNPDSGSNLQRTSPMIELEIEQAMKKSGELFKEDHKNVGKDTSVSDLGTILVKHSSKLQKEIEEARRNEKCSKMNTKKVDRFCPAKQEITELPSLDKFLVKHVSRLEKEVQEAKSRRNFEPLEGGKVAESRKARSLTSSGVPEETLSLSARDDAPEGTESIDLNKNVLGEDKQPSLKAAQELSHEGEYNGLKEAGNCHHKILATPDNVGQMGDTVEEISSRSHRYIQKQDLRNGGNGTTDFESLDKVLVKHVSRLEREKMEFKAKEKEATKVKRKDTKKGLNEEGGQEGSLDQVLVIHRSRLEREKMAAAQQSEEEAAMSVLRKDTKKELDKYGGQESSLDQVLVKHKSRFEREMMVAAAQQSEDHIRHSVAHREARQKELQEAWGGMSLENSMRPHLSRLQRDKAAWLKAEEEERRRAVETS